The Acidobacteriaceae bacterium nucleotide sequence GAGCGCTGCGTTGCCTGTGTTCGCGAGCACCAGCGGCGTGGTGTTGGAGGTGTTGAGGTTGGTGCCGGGGAAGGTTTCGGTCGGGGTGTTGCGGTTGGCCACGATGACGCTGCTGGCGCTGGCGTCCGCGAGATAAAGGCTGCCGTTGAGATCGAGGGCGAGGCCTTTGGGACCGCTGAGTGCGGTGATGAGCGCGGTCGGGTTGGTGATGCCGGGAGCGTAGGAAAGGACCTGGCCGCTGACGCTGTCGGCGATGTAGAGGGTTCCGGCGGCATCGACGGCGAGGCCGAGTGGAGTGACGGTGGCAGTGCCGAGGTTGATGGTGGTCTGCTCGGAGAGGACGGGCAGCTCGACGATGCGATTGTTGCCGGTGTCTGCGATGTAGAGGTTGCCGGTGGCGTCGAGGGCGAGGCGCGTGGGCGAAGAGAGGCCGGTGGTGGTGAGGGCGATCTGGTTGCCGAGCGGAGAGATCTCGACGATGCGGTTGTTACCGGTGTCCGCGACGTAGAGGTTGCCGGTGGCGTCGGCGACGAGGCCCTGCGGCTTGTTGAAGCCGGTGCCGATGGTGGTGGCCGTGGTGGAGGACGCAGCGGCTGCGCGGACGGCGATGCGGCTGGCGTTGGTGTCGGCGACGTAGACGTTGCCAGCGCCGTCGACCGCGACCTGGCCGGGAGAGCTGAGGCCGGTGAGCAGGGTGGTTGAGGTGCTGCTGCCAGCGGCGAACTTCAGGAGCTGGTTGCTGGCAGAGTCTGCGACGTAGACGTTGCCGCTGGCGTCGGTGGCGAGGCCGCTGGGAGTGAGGCTGCTGCCGAGATTCGTAACGGTAGCTGGATCTACGGAGAGGTTTGCCGCAATGCCAGTGCCGCCGATAGGTTCGGTAACGAGCGTTGCCGCTGCGCTGGACAGGGAGATGGAGCCACGACGAAGGCCTGCGCGTTTGGGAGCGAAGGCTACGTTGAAGACGCAGGTGGTGGCTGCAGAGAGAGCACTGTTGAGCGAGCAGTTGCCGCTGCCTGCATCCATGAAGTCGACGGCTGCGGATGTTTCGTTGGTGAAGGATTCCGTCGCGAGAGTTTGTGCGGGGACGGAGAGGAACGCGAGCGGCTGCGTGGCGCTTGCCGTGGCGAGCGTGGCAGGAAACTGCGTGTTGAAGTTGTACTGGCGAACGACGGCGTTGCCGTTCTCGGTCTCATAGTAGTTGCCGAAGCGGTCGAAGGGGATCTTGCCACTAGGGACAAAGGTCAGTTGTGTGGCGGGGCAGCCGTCACCGATCTTGTCGGTCGCGGTGAGAGTGCTGCCTGTCGCACAGACGGTGCCTGCGGTGGTGGAGGACTTGCCGCCCGCCACGACGATGGCTTTGCCGGTGGTGGCGTCGATGCGCCAGACGAGCTTCGAGGTACCGTCCGCCATGTAGATATTGCCGCCGCCGTCGATGCCTGCGCTGTAGACCGTACCGAAGGTGTAGCTGGTGGCTGCGGCGTTCTGGTTGGCGACGGTGGAAGCGGTGCTGCCGCCACCGGCGACGGTATAGACGTAGCCTGCGGTGAGGTTGCTGAGGCCGGGAATGGAGCCTGCTTTGTAGACGACGCGCAGCTTCGCGTTGTTGTAGTCGGTGATGTAGAGGTTGTCGTACTTGTCGAAGAAGATGGTGTACGGCGAAGCGAAGAGCGCGGCGGTGGCTGCGCCGCCATCGCCGGTGGAGCCGGAGGTGCAACCTGCGGAACCGGAAGCGCAGCCCGCAGAGCCCGCGTAGGTGGTGATGATACCGGTGACGCCGTCGATGCGGCGGACGTCGTTGTTAGTGGAAGCGCCGCCGGTGTTGCCGTCAGAGAGATAGATGTTTCGCGCAGAATCGAGTGCGACATCGCGCATGGAGTAGAGGCGCACGGAGCTATCGGTGGCGAGTGCGCCGTCGCCGGCGTAGCCGTTGGAGGCAGACTTGGCGAGGGAGTAGATGTAGCCAACCTGCGCGACAGCGCCGCTGTTGAGCGTGGAGATGAGGTTGGCCATGAAGGTGCCACCGAGGTAGACCACGCGTGCCGGGCCACCGCTGCCGGAGTTAAAGAGGATGTTGCCGTCTGGGTCGATGACCATGCTGCGCGGCTTCACGTAGCCGTAGGTGGCGGGGCAGCCGTCACCATTGGATCCAATGCCTGCGATGCCGCTGCCAGCGCCGTTGCAGTAGTAGGCGCTGTGTCCGGCGGAGTCTTTGGTTTGTGCGAGTGCGGCTTGTCGTCCGCCTGCGATGGTGTAGACGTAGCCAACTTGCGGCGTGAAGGTTTGCGTTGGGTTCGCTGCCTGAATGGCAGCCGCGAGTGCGGTGCCGCCTTTGTAGAGAACACGCAGCGAGAAGGTGTTGTAGTCGGCGATGTAGAGGTTGCCGAAGTTGTCGACGTTGACACCGTAAGGAGCGTTCAACGTAGCCTGGGTGCCGAGGCATCCGTCACCCGGAACGGTGTTGCCACTGGCTGTGGGCAGCGTGGTGGAGCAGGCTGTTGCGGTGCCTCCGGGAGCGATGCCAACCTGCACATTGCCGAAGGCGAGAGGAAGAGTCTGCGCTGAAGCAGAAGCAGCGGCGAGTGCTGCTGCCAGCATGAAGTGAGAGCGCATAGAGCGTGTTGCCGTGCGAAGGAGAGGCGTAAGCATCGGTGGTGTTTCCTTCCGGGTGTTCCGTTGGCCCGCGTCGCGGTTGCCGAGAGATGAGTTACTGCGACGTGTCCTAATAGCGAGCGATGAAACCGAACTGCAGACGACGACCGTTCGAACCGAGAGCGTTGTTCGTGCCAACCGTGCTGTTGACCGCGCCAAAGACGTTGGTCGCCAGGTTGCTGCTGGAAGACGCAAGCGAGGCGTACGGCGTGGCGAGGTTCGGATGGTTGAAGACGTTGAAGGAATCAACGCGAAGCTCGATGGAGCGGCCGTGCGCGAAGTTGAAGAACTTCTGCGCGTTCATGTTCGTGTTGATGTAGCCGGGGCCGATGAGCGCGTTGCGACGCAGGTTGCTGAACGTGCCACCTACAGGCGAAACGAACGCTGCGGTGTTGAACCACTGCGCGGCTTTGGACGCGCGTGAACGGTTGTTCGGCAAGTAAGGGTTCTGACCGGGGACGAGCGATGGGCGCTGCGTGCGCTCGTTGGTATAGCTACGATCGCCGGAGACGGTGACGTTGATGGGGTAGCCGGTACGCGCGTTGAAGATACCGCCCCAGGCCCAGCCGTTGAGGAGCGTGCCGGTGAAGCCATTTCTGCGGGTCTTCGGCAGCTTCCATGTCCAGCCTGCGTTGAAGATGTGCGTAGCGTTGTAGTCAGAGGCGGCGTACTCAAGCTCAAGATGGTTGGGCTGAGGGATGCGCGCGATGTTTGTGGCGCTGTTGGAGCTGATATCGAGCGAGCGTGAGTACGAGTACGAAACGTAGGTGTTGATGCCCTTCACGGCGCGCTGCGAGTAGATGATTTGCAGGCCGCTGTAGCTCGACGCACCGATGCTGGCGACGTCGACGATACCTTGTCCGCCGTAGTTGTAGCCGGGGTACTTGACGCGTGCGGTGTAGCTTGCGGTCGCGTCGGTAGAAGAGGCCGGGCAGTAGATGCTGCTGACCATGTAGTACGGGCCGGAGCAGTCATAGATAGCCGGGTTCTGGTCGTAAGCCACCAGCTGATGCCGACCGAACTTGCCGACGTAGTTCATCTCCAACGTTGAGCCTTTGAAGAGACGCTTCTGGAAGCCGATGTTTGCGGCCTCGGTGTACGGGATGGTGATGTGACGGTCGGCGTAGTTGATGGTGTAGGGCAGGACGAACTGGGGGGTCTGGCCCTTGTAGTAATCGTTAGGGATAGCAGGTTGGCCCTGCAGCGGTTGCGAGAGGCCACCTGCCGGGCTTTGGTAAAACGCCGAGTAGTGGAAGGGCTGGCCGACGCCGACGACGTTGGCGTTGATGGTGTCGTAGAAGAGACCGAAACCACCGCGGATGGCGAAGGAGCCATTGCCGTAGACATCGTACGAGAAGCCGATGCGCGGAGCGATGGCGTGATATTTAGTGGCAGGCTCCGGGCTGCCGATCTGCGGGTCTCCCTGGTAGGCAACGCCTGCGGGGGCTGCGCTGAAGACCTGCGATTGATAGCCGGGGATGAAGGTGGTTCCCTGCCCGTCGCTCTCCTTCCAGGAGAACGGCAGTTCGTAACGCACGCCGAGGTTGAGCGTGAGCCGCGAGGTGGCGCGCCAGTCATCCTGCGCGTACAGATACATGGCTGGCTGCGAGGCAGCGAGATTGGTGAGGTTGCCGACGGTTGCGGTATAGAGCAGGCCGCTGGCGAAGTCAGAGATTGCAACGCCGGTGTTCTGCTGCTCGGAGACGAACTTGGGTTCGGTGTAGAAGCGGTGCAGGTAGTTCGACTGAAGGAACTGGCCGCCGAACATGACGTTGTGGTTGCCGTGCTGCCAGCTCATGCTGTCATCGAGTTCGAGGTTCGCGGTGACGGTGTTAGAGTCCGGTGTGTTGGTGCTGCCGACCGTGAAGCGGTTGGTGGCTTCGAAGAGCGGAAGGAAGGATGGGCCGGGCTGCGTGTAGCTGCCGCCGAGGTCGGCGAGCGTGGTGCGCGTCTGCGGAACGATGATGTAGGTGTAACGCTTGTAGCCTGCGCGGAAGACATTGAGCAGGTTTGCAGAGAGCACCCAGGTGTCGCCGATGTTGCCGGAGTAAATGCCAGCAATGTTGCGGTCCTGCGACGCGGTGGGAATGCCGACGCCGTTCGAGACGCTGTTTGAGGTGATGTCGTTGACATTGGTGACGTAGAAGCGAGCGTCGACGGTGTGACGGCCGAGGTTGAGATCGACGCGAGCGAGGCCGTTCTGGTCGTTCTTCGGCTGCGGCGCGGTGAGGTGCGCGACGGGGACAACGCCGGGCGAGACGGTGGTCGATTGCTGCACGGGAAGGAAGCGGTTGATGAAGTTCATCGCAACCTGATCGAAGCACTCGACGGGATACTCCAGCGTGGGCAGGTAACGCTGCGTGCTGGAGGTTGTCTGGCGGTTGTAGTAGTTCTGCAGGTCGGTAACGCAGGGCGAGTTGCCGGTGGTGGTGGGGTTGGCGATGCGATACGAGGTGTTCAGGCTGGTGATGGCCGCGGTGCCGCCGTTGGCGGGTGCGACGGGGTTACGCATGAGGCCTGCGGTCGCAAGCGTGGAGCCTGCAAAGTCCTGCACGAAGGTCGCGCACTGTTTGCCCTGGAACTCGGTGGGTGCGCTGGCCGAGCAGATGTGGGGGACACCGGGAGCGTCGAAACCAAGCTCCTGAATGGTGGGCGGATAGCTGTTGGCGATGAAGCCGTCGACGAGACGAAGGGCACCGTAGGAGACGAAGAAGAAGGCCTTGTCGCGCAGGATGGGGCCGCCGAGTGTGGCGCCGAACTGGTTGGAGATAAGGTGGGGGTTGAGCTGCGTGATGTAGTCGGTCGCGTTGAAGTAGCTGTTCTGGTAGTACTCCCAGACCGAGCCGTGGAACTGGTTGGAGCCACGACGGGAGAGCACGTTGAAGATCGAGCCGGAGTTACGACCGTACTGCGCTTTGTAGTTGTTCAGCAGTACAGAAACTTCTTCTGAAGCCAGGCGTGGCGGGTAGTTCAGGCCGGTGTTGTAGAAGACGTTGTTCCAGATGAGCCCATCGAAGAGGAAGAGGTTCTGGTTGCCGCGCGAGCCGCTGACAGAGTACGTGGGGCCGCCGGTATCCGAAGTGAACGTCGTGGGTGCGTTGACGTTTGTGACGCCAGGAAGCAACGCCGCCAGCGAGACGAGATTTTCGCCGTCGATGGGGAGGCTTTCGACGAGGTTGCGGTCGAGCATGGTGCCGATGGTGGCAGAGCGCGTGTCGATGGTTGTGCCCGCGGCTTCTACCGTGACGGTAGCTTCAACGTTACCGTTGGTGAGGCGAGCGTCTTCGCGAACGTTGGTCTCAGCGTCTACATGGATGCCGTTGACGATGAAGCTTTCAAAGGTGGGCGCGGTGACCTTCAACGTGTAGTTGCCAACGGGAACCTGCGTGAAGAGGTACTCGCCTTTGGCGTTGGTGGTGACCTGGACGACGCGACCGAGGGACGACTCAGTGAGCGTGATGCTGGCGCCGCGAACGACGCTGCCGCTTACATCCAGCACGTTGCCCGCGACGGTACCTGTGTTCTGCCCTTGCGCGTAGGCGGCGCTGGTCTGACCAAAGCAGACGACCAGCAGAAGCGCGCTAAGGACGAGTGAAGGGACGAGTGAAGCAATATTCGATTTGCGACCGAAACTCATGTACGACCTCGCGAAAGAAGCGACCATCTTGTGTTGACTTATGTGTTGCGTAGAACGGATCGAACGACCAATGCCTCAAGCAGCGCTGGACTTACTCCGGCGGAAGGCCACCGATGTATCCAAATGGCTTGATGCCCGCAGAGTGGAGAACCTCGGCGACTTTAGGATCGGGGAAGCGACGCTGAAATGGGCGCGCCCACTCTACATCAGAGGACTTGATTCCGTCTTTATCCGGCGTGTCCTGCGGGATGCCTGTCTTCTGCGAGAAGAACGAGTTGTCGATCTCTCCCGCGAGCGAGCGCATGACGAGCAGGTGAAGCTTGTTGTGGTTGTAGCTGTAGAGGTCCTGCCCGTTGACGGTGGCGAACTCCGCCATGAGCGTGAGCGGAGCGAGGGCGAAGAGGTGGTAGTGCAGTGCGCGTTGACCACGTGCCATTTCGAGCGGCAGCGTGCCATCGTCTGTCACGCGGTCAAGGCCGTCCTTGTAGGTCGAGATGCCCCAGTCGAAGAGCGAATGATCGTCGACGGCGATGCCCGCAGACATGGCCGCGAAGCCTGCCCAGTAAAGATGGTTGTTCTGGCCGTCGGTCTTCTTCTTTTCGCGACGCTCCTGGAAGTAGGCCTCGACCTGGCGTCCGACCTTCTGCAGCCACGGCTGAATAACAGCAAGCTGTTCAGAGGTTGCAGGCTGCGCCTGACGCACTTTGAGCCAGGACACGGCGAGTGCGCCGAGCGTCCAGTTCTGCACGTACTGCGCCTGATTGGAAGACATCTTGCCCGTCATGGCAGAGGCTTTGGCCTGCGTGGTGAGCAGTTGCGCAACGCACTCCGCGGCGGCTTTGTTGCCGGTGCGCTGGAAGTTGTCAGCAGCGGCGGCGGCCTTGGTGCTTAGCTCGGCGAAGGGCTCTTTGGCTGCGTCGTACGCGGCCTTCTTCGTATCGTCCGCGACAGACTTTTTGGCGTCGGAGTAGTAGCTGTAGGCTTCGATGTCTGCAGGCAGCGCGGCGAGAGCGGGACAGGTGTAGGGCGCGGTGGTGATCTTTACCGTGCGCTCGTCCCACGGCGAACGCAGCGGCGCTGCAGAGGCAAAGAGCGGGGTGGCGAGGGAGAGCGTGAGGAGTGCCGTTGCGGAGAGAAGCTTCATGCGCGCGTTGCCTTTCGGTCTGACAGGAAAGGCAACGAAGCGGAACGAGGACAGCCGGAGGCTGGCAACGTTCACATGCTAACGATAACTTCCTAGCAGAACGCGCGAATTATAAGCACGCACATAAGGAACTGGCAATCCTCCTGTGCGTGCTTTCTTGAGTGCTTTCTAGAAAGAGAGATTCCAGCGGAAAGAGGAAGACTCCGCTGCGCTGGGGGTGGAAACGAGCACGCGCTCGCCACGCTGCTCAGGCGTGCCCTTGTCGACGGAGCCGGGGCGCCCAGGGCCCATGACGATGTTGGGCTCGACCTTTGCCGCGGCATCGGACGGCGCGAGCACGGAGACATGGAGCGCGGCGTCTTTCGCCGGAATGACGAAGCGCAGCTTCCCTGCTTCCCCGATGGTCGTGTCGGAGTGCAGCACTTCGGTGTAGACGACAGGCTTGCTGGAGAGGAGGTTGTCGCTCACCTTCAGCGTGGAGTCTTTGAGTTCAAGCGTGCGCTCGAAGCGAGTGAGGCCGAGGTCTTTGTTGTAAGCAGGTGCGCCTTCGCCGACGAGCGTGAAGCCCCTGGCGGAGAGCTCTGCACGAGTGAGGCGAATGCCGTTGAGTTGCGCGTAGGGGATGGCTCCCCAGGCGTCGTGCGTGCCTTCCTTGCCCTGGCCGTGGCCGTCGACAAGCAGCGTATTGTGCTCGATGGTTTTCGGCACGCCTGCGTAGCCGGAGTCGCCGGTGAGGTACTTGCCATGCGCGAAGAGGATGAAGCTGTTGACGTCGGGATGGACGTGGCCATCTTCGAGACGCCAGTCAGGGAACTTCTGCACGAGTGCCGCCGTATCGTGGCCTTCGGGCGGGCCGCACTTGAAGGCGACTGCGGTGGCGTCTGCGCTCCAGCTTGAGCGCCAGAAGGCGACGTCCATGTCCGGGAAGCGGTGATAGGTGGGCAGGCTGGCGATGGGTGCGGATTTCAGCTTTGTGTCGCGCCAGACGAAGCTCCACCACTCTTCGGCGTTGACGTGGTGCAGCGAGTCGCGCATCCAGTCAGCGACGCCCTGCGTTTTGGGGTCGTGGAACTCGCGGGCGAGGTCGTAGAGCACGTTGTAGTTGGTGAGGAACTTGCCGTCAGGGTGTGAGCGCTCGTAATCCTCGCCGATCTTTGCGCGTGACTTGGGGCCTTCGTAGACGTCGCCGAAGTCGAACATCTGCTGGCCGCCTGGGAGCAGATCGTGCGCGGCGTAGAGGTACATATCGTGCAGGCCGGGCTGGTTGAAAAGGTCTTCTCCGGCGGCGTGCTTCTGCGCGTCGAGGTAGTGGATGATCCACGGCGTGGCGAAGATCCAGTACTCATAGCCTTCGAAGTAGTAGCCGTCGTGCGAATAGGTCTGGAGCACGCGCTGATAGATGCCGCGCGCAAGCTTTGCCCACTCGGCGGCTTC carries:
- a CDS encoding Ig-like domain repeat protein — its product is MLTPLLRTATRSMRSHFMLAAALAAASASAQTLPLAFGNVQVGIAPGGTATACSTTLPTASGNTVPGDGCLGTQATLNAPYGVNVDNFGNLYIADYNTFSLRVLYKGGTALAAAIQAANPTQTFTPQVGYVYTIAGGRQAALAQTKDSAGHSAYYCNGAGSGIAGIGSNGDGCPATYGYVKPRSMVIDPDGNILFNSGSGGPARVVYLGGTFMANLISTLNSGAVAQVGYIYSLAKSASNGYAGDGALATDSSVRLYSMRDVALDSARNIYLSDGNTGGASTNNDVRRIDGVTGIITTYAGSAGCASGSAGCTSGSTGDGGAATAALFASPYTIFFDKYDNLYITDYNNAKLRVVYKAGSIPGLSNLTAGYVYTVAGGGSTASTVANQNAAATSYTFGTVYSAGIDGGGNIYMADGTSKLVWRIDATTGKAIVVAGGKSSTTAGTVCATGSTLTATDKIGDGCPATQLTFVPSGKIPFDRFGNYYETENGNAVVRQYNFNTQFPATLATASATQPLAFLSVPAQTLATESFTNETSAAVDFMDAGSGNCSLNSALSAATTCVFNVAFAPKRAGLRRGSISLSSAAATLVTEPIGGTGIAANLSVDPATVTNLGSSLTPSGLATDASGNVYVADSASNQLLKFAAGSSTSTTLLTGLSSPGQVAVDGAGNVYVADTNASRIAVRAAAASSTTATTIGTGFNKPQGLVADATGNLYVADTGNNRIVEISPLGNQIALTTTGLSSPTRLALDATGNLYIADTGNNRIVELPVLSEQTTINLGTATVTPLGLAVDAAGTLYIADSVSGQVLSYAPGITNPTALITALSGPKGLALDLNGSLYLADASASSVIVANRNTPTETFPGTNLNTSNTTPLVLANTGNAALSFTGSTFANATGSTAAFTLAPSSTNGCSLATGLAIASECSLDATFTPTATTSYTATENFTTNALNAASVTLTGSGVSLVNTTTALVITQPTTSTISYAQSVTVQATVTPASVSGAAPSGTITFSVDGKKQTAQTVPANGIVTLALSPAVGTHAISVQYSGDTVYASSSSSTSFTVQQASTTTKLAITPTASGQTPTLTLTATVASTTATGETGTVSFYAGSTLLGTVALGTNATAAYTTTTLIYSSYAFTAVYSGDTNFSTSTSSSTTAPGDFLVIPIASTTSTPQGGVATWTANLTPLFNYSGTITASCAGLPANSVCRFSPTSMSLSGGTTQLFSVYVYTNTNPQLASLLTPFGGSSRWLTLACALPLLGLAFFATRRRAWLHTTLAIAFLALSFGVTGCSSGSLPEGSAGQYVTPQGTSSVVITFKDSAGVTHSITVALTVLAPYSS
- a CDS encoding carboxypeptidase regulatory-like domain-containing protein, with amino-acid sequence MSFGRKSNIASLVPSLVLSALLLVVCFGQTSAAYAQGQNTGTVAGNVLDVSGSVVRGASITLTESSLGRVVQVTTNAKGEYLFTQVPVGNYTLKVTAPTFESFIVNGIHVDAETNVREDARLTNGNVEATVTVEAAGTTIDTRSATIGTMLDRNLVESLPIDGENLVSLAALLPGVTNVNAPTTFTSDTGGPTYSVSGSRGNQNLFLFDGLIWNNVFYNTGLNYPPRLASEEVSVLLNNYKAQYGRNSGSIFNVLSRRGSNQFHGSVWEYYQNSYFNATDYITQLNPHLISNQFGATLGGPILRDKAFFFVSYGALRLVDGFIANSYPPTIQELGFDAPGVPHICSASAPTEFQGKQCATFVQDFAGSTLATAGLMRNPVAPANGGTAAITSLNTSYRIANPTTTGNSPCVTDLQNYYNRQTTSSTQRYLPTLEYPVECFDQVAMNFINRFLPVQQSTTVSPGVVPVAHLTAPQPKNDQNGLARVDLNLGRHTVDARFYVTNVNDITSNSVSNGVGIPTASQDRNIAGIYSGNIGDTWVLSANLLNVFRAGYKRYTYIIVPQTRTTLADLGGSYTQPGPSFLPLFEATNRFTVGSTNTPDSNTVTANLELDDSMSWQHGNHNVMFGGQFLQSNYLHRFYTEPKFVSEQQNTGVAISDFASGLLYTATVGNLTNLAASQPAMYLYAQDDWRATSRLTLNLGVRYELPFSWKESDGQGTTFIPGYQSQVFSAAPAGVAYQGDPQIGSPEPATKYHAIAPRIGFSYDVYGNGSFAIRGGFGLFYDTINANVVGVGQPFHYSAFYQSPAGGLSQPLQGQPAIPNDYYKGQTPQFVLPYTINYADRHITIPYTEAANIGFQKRLFKGSTLEMNYVGKFGRHQLVAYDQNPAIYDCSGPYYMVSSIYCPASSTDATASYTARVKYPGYNYGGQGIVDVASIGASSYSGLQIIYSQRAVKGINTYVSYSYSRSLDISSNSATNIARIPQPNHLELEYAASDYNATHIFNAGWTWKLPKTRRNGFTGTLLNGWAWGGIFNARTGYPINVTVSGDRSYTNERTQRPSLVPGQNPYLPNNRSRASKAAQWFNTAAFVSPVGGTFSNLRRNALIGPGYINTNMNAQKFFNFAHGRSIELRVDSFNVFNHPNLATPYASLASSSSNLATNVFGAVNSTVGTNNALGSNGRRLQFGFIARY
- a CDS encoding alginate lyase family protein; its protein translation is MKLLSATALLTLSLATPLFASAAPLRSPWDERTVKITTAPYTCPALAALPADIEAYSYYSDAKKSVADDTKKAAYDAAKEPFAELSTKAAAAADNFQRTGNKAAAECVAQLLTTQAKASAMTGKMSSNQAQYVQNWTLGALAVSWLKVRQAQPATSEQLAVIQPWLQKVGRQVEAYFQERREKKKTDGQNNHLYWAGFAAMSAGIAVDDHSLFDWGISTYKDGLDRVTDDGTLPLEMARGQRALHYHLFALAPLTLMAEFATVNGQDLYSYNHNKLHLLVMRSLAGEIDNSFFSQKTGIPQDTPDKDGIKSSDVEWARPFQRRFPDPKVAEVLHSAGIKPFGYIGGLPPE
- a CDS encoding DUF4962 domain-containing protein, which translates into the protein MVRSISSRLFTTALASLLGVAFVGSACAQDAHESLGASVRKNAKGPAPLLEEMRTLPSSVKPSLAGIHPRVYFTDAELAGLKTEAHGAKAAEWKLVLSDIRALKTPPPPPPAELRRAQNEVAMGIAEAAFAYRIEGDPKLKEAALRYMDAAVSYDIWGYSFSKPNTDLAAGHLLYGLSVGYDLLYNELTPAQRDKYRNKLARQGHLLYEAFKSKPGRVYAYSQNHTFIPMAGLGIAAYAVYGEVPEAAEWAKLARGIYQRVLQTYSHDGYYFEGYEYWIFATPWIIHYLDAQKHAAGEDLFNQPGLHDMYLYAAHDLLPGGQQMFDFGDVYEGPKSRAKIGEDYERSHPDGKFLTNYNVLYDLAREFHDPKTQGVADWMRDSLHHVNAEEWWSFVWRDTKLKSAPIASLPTYHRFPDMDVAFWRSSWSADATAVAFKCGPPEGHDTAALVQKFPDWRLEDGHVHPDVNSFILFAHGKYLTGDSGYAGVPKTIEHNTLLVDGHGQGKEGTHDAWGAIPYAQLNGIRLTRAELSARGFTLVGEGAPAYNKDLGLTRFERTLELKDSTLKVSDNLLSSKPVVYTEVLHSDTTIGEAGKLRFVIPAKDAALHVSVLAPSDAAAKVEPNIVMGPGRPGSVDKGTPEQRGERVLVSTPSAAESSSFRWNLSF